The following nucleotide sequence is from Salvia splendens isolate huo1 chromosome 2, SspV2, whole genome shotgun sequence.
TTCAGCAGGTGGCTGAACAGGAGTTTCAACAGTTGTTACCTTCGTAGATTTCTCTAGCAAAGTATTCCCATGAACAACTGCAATAGTTTTCTTGTCCGTGCTTTCCTCAGCTTTCTCTGAAGGACGAACTTTAACTGCTTCATTGGACTTCACCTCCAGCTTTTGTTTGACACCAGGAGGACTTGGAGAACGTGATTTTGCATTTGCAGACTTTTTCCTTGGCAAGGGATCAACTCTCAGGCAGACAGGTGGTAGCTTGGATGATTTCGGCGGAGACGGGGACTTCTTCTTCGAACCTTCTGTAGGGGATACCTTTTTAACCTCATCAACTCTCTTCTCACCATTGCCAGTTGTAATTTTAACAGAGGCGTCCCCTTCTTTTTCCATGTTTTGGGAACTCTCTTTTCGGATATGTTGTTCAACATCCTTCACTGGTATGTCTTTCACCCTTGAAGTACAAGGGGCAACGATATTTCCTCCATCAACTTGGAAGTTCTGATCACCACCAGAACCCTTCTCTGGTTCCAAACTCGGTTTTGCATCGCCATCCTTCAACTTCTGATTCTCTGGTTCTTTATCATATGGCTTATAAGGTATCCAGAAGAACGGAAATTGGAACTTTCGCTCTCCATCATCTTGGCGAGAAGTCTCCCGCCCATCTCCCCGTTCCTTCGAAGATACCACATTGTTTGAATTGAAAGGGAGCCATCCATTCCAGGAATTCGGCAACTGTTCCCCAGGTTTCCTATTATCATGCTCCTTCAAATCTAGAGAAGTATCTTTCTTGACCTCTGTGTTCTTCACCTTCCCACCCTCATTGTGATCAGGTGGAAGCCACACAATTGGGTAAGGTGAATTCTTGAATTGTGAGGGAACCAGAGAATCATTTTTCCTTGGTTCCCTTTCAGGTTCTTGCTCTTCAATCTTCACGTTCCTCTGTTCCTTCTGATGTGGTGGATGATTGTGACACCCACAGCAATGATGCTCCATAGGTACACTCTTTTCATATTCATATCTCGGATGGGGCATCACAGTGTGAGATGGAGGAGGCATGTAGGGAACCGGACTATACGGATAATGCCCGGGGAACTGATGTGGAGGAACATGAGAATACGGAGACCCCCATGCACAAAGGGCCGGCATATAAGCATGGTTGCAGCAGTTGTGGCACGCCCCCGGGGGAGCATAGCCATAGTTGCCTCCCCAAGGCCAGCTCTCGTAGCTCACCGGCAGCCGAGCTTCCGTCCCAGGGTAACAGCTTGGCCTGTAATACACTTGACCATTCTGATGCGGATAGGGTGGAATGTTCATGTACACAGGTTCCATTGCCTAGTAGTCCAACTAGCCGTAGATTGTGTTATGAACAGTTGACTAAGTACAGAACAAAGCAGATATCTCCTGCAAAGCATATAATGCTTGATTAAGTTAGGCACATGAAGATGTAGACAGTAGTGATCagcaattgatcacaacaaTACTAGCTAATTCAGTGCCAATGGCGACTACCTTCTATTCCAAATGACATCACTCCGGTAAACAAAATAATGGTATTAAGCTAATCAAAGTAGAGGTAAAGGTGCATTTGAGGTTTTTAAACAAGATTGAAGCATAACATCACTTGCAATAGATCAGTCACACAAAAGTTTGTTCACATACTCGGGCACTAATCCGTAAGCTTCAAATAATATGTCAATCAATGTgcaaaatcatactactatcgACCAATTAGTAATTAAACTAATTTTTCATCAACCAATTGCACAAAGCAGAAGAAAATCGAAAGGAAGGCGGTGTAAAATCACTTACGATTAGCAGAACGATCTCTCCAAACAATCCACAGATCCCAATGACTTAGTTTCCGGCACAAAAAACGACTATCGAACTGATTACTTGTTTAGAACCTCGAGATTTCTGTTTGGCTGGACGCTGATTTCTGTTTGAGCTGTGGAAACGGAAATCCAAAACGCTTAAATAACTCGCAATTTCCATGGTTTGGATATTTCGATGGATTTCGAGATGCTTCTCGCAACAACGGGAGTGGGTCGAAATGTCTAGAGAgtgttctatttttttttcttgccaCGTGTAATGGTGCTGGAAGGAAATGAAGTGGCGATTCCATGTTGGCGGGTTTATAATAAGATGACAGTTGATTGGGCCTCAGTTATAAGAATAGATCATATGGCGAGTTTATTGGCTACAACTTTTGATCAAGCCACAGGCGAtaatggatttttttatttcatcacATCTTTTCAAATGGTTTAGCATAAATTGCGAGATCTTATAGAGTGTGTTTATCTTTGtccttcaaaataaaaatgactagaAAAatgagtagtagtagtagtagtagaacTTTACATATAACTAATGAAAGTCGTGAATATATAAGCTAAAAAATCACAAGACATTTTTAGTAAGAGGTTTTGAGTTCATATGTTTGAGTTCATAAATATATGCGCGTGCCTAGTGTATTATCGCAGTGTAACTATTACCACCTTGTGTGGTGGTCTAAATAAACTTGCTTAATTTATACTAATTCTTTAATAAGGTTTGATTATATTTGATAGCTTTAACTTtcagtaatttttaatttagggcatccacaatagcaAGGACATCCCCACGGACTAGCACTagaaattcccaaaaacactttctgccacatcataaggacttcccactccGCTGCCATATCACTAGGACTTTCCActgcacaatagtggactagcactaggacaagcactaggacatcccaacaaCACAATTTCACATTTTATATACGACATttaaatacggaattaaaatttcaacacgaatacggagaaaatgcgaacattttatataaataaaaaaacatacataattaaaaaaaatacatagtgaaataaaaaaaatacatagttcgaagagaaaataatactacaatgcaacaaaaaaaaacaacaatttaaaCAAAGTTTAGTAGGCCTTCATTTTCGATGATCGTTGTGCATGATATGAAGTGCAAATGAAATGGAGTGGAACAGGCCGGATATAtagagttgaaattaaaaaaaatcaaaagtaaaaaaaataaaaaaatgctcTCGTTCGTCGAGgacccacaatagcggacgagacGACGGACGACTGAGAAATCCGACGGACGAGAGGTCGTCCGTCTGACTCGTCCTTCGCACGCTCGTCCGCCCCAATAGGGACGTCCCGGACGAACGACCTGCTCACCGGTCGGACGTCTGCCGGGACGTctactattgtggatgctcttaggaaattttttactaataaCTATGGCGTCGAGTACAAGAAGAGTTGTTCAATTTATATTATTGGTCATGTTAAGATGAAGTTTTTTATGCAATGCTAAACAAATTTTTCGAGCAATGAGGACAAATTGTGGCGATACTCGACCAAAAATAAGATGTGAATTGACATTAATGTTAATGGAACAATTTCTCAAATGACTAAATGCCCATTTTGGTCCATAACATGTTGcgatttattaattttggtccaaaacattatcttttgaattattcggttcctcacaaataaaaacgggtcacatttggtctgaatttgacggaaccgttaaaAGTTAACGGTCAACGCAGATAAGTGAGcccaaattaatatattaacCCCAAATGAATTAGAATTTcaatatttcttaaaaaattaataaaaaagaacGTGTCATCTTCCACATTTCACCAAAAACATTCTACAATCCAAAttactctttcttcttcttttcggTTTGAACCActagtgtcacgaccgcccatactaggggtacaaCAAGCGCGACGATCGCGACCAAGGGACAACATTAACCAAGTATAACCATTTATGAAAACtaaattagcttaaaggaagagaaacattttggtttaaagaagtttaaagttataacttttctattaaataaaaatgactcataataaatacctttaaaagaaagcagcgaagagaaataattattaaaaacccaatcatcttctaagaaaaacatttagtttaattcacgggaataccattttcagataacaaagtaaacactcgtttaaaacctaacacgaccaaacatactcaaacacagtacgaaaaagatttaagtcttgagacatattttcaaaatatagcagcggaaataaggtttaaagagagtcaaggataacgcctatgtatgacgacacaacgcatcctaagttcttagaccaactcaacatcctccgcaacatcccgctcaacctgcacataagaaaaaaaatatgcagggctgagtacttgttgtactcaatgggctcatgccgaaaacatttatacggttatgtcatccataccagtgatctcgagttttatatgtactaaagaaatatcatcgagaacacaaaaacatttcatagactggccagtcaaataatctccccactttctcaacaatccatcaatcacaatcatcattccatgtgcgacgaaagtgtggccacactattcgcccacgagaccggccgactagcaaggacggctcacgatcccaccagtgtacacagcctgatagggtttgcctactcagacccgaattcgtttcacaacacagccatatagcctaacggagtaaactcagacgaactaggcatcatgcacacaatctcaatcaaaacaaaccatagtatgacataacaagttaaaccacatagtattttcggaaaaataaagagatttgaaaagaaagcccacctcgttcgcttaacaattcacaatccaacttatggcaactctcgttcctcgagttcacaaatacacaatcacccttgtcaacgacaacataagtcagccttccacaaaaatcatactactatgcatgtcctatcgtttctctctcatcgtttttctcaattaacccaacccaacgttcgtcacaaagacggaaaaacacaccgtaatatatttcaacttatcacacgtgatcacatcattaggcacgttccttggacatacaaacatcatataatacttttaaacttgaaaataagtgtcattttatcaaggcagaaaactggcagaactgcgcgttgtaaaaatcactaaaaattcacccgatctcatatgaagctaaattttgatcacaacacagaagacacattcaagttcatctagacaaattttcacactgaaatcacgtcgtttagtcagtcaaatcaataattaaactctctggtcggaacataaaatttctgacagcactgcgcagttcatttgaaaaattcaccgtaaattcatccaatgcccaaaaaggctgaaacttttacacgactcagaaggcacttcatatattcatataattcaagaatcacatcaaacggaggtcatttggttggtcaaacagaatacgaaactttcttggcgagaacacaagtttctggcagaattgcgcagtcaacttcaaaaatttattaaaatttcatttttcgaccaaatgggctgaaatttacacgagacacagaaaacaccttgaaattcactcagtaaaaatttgatatcaaaattcgatcgtttgataggtcaatcaCACATCAGAAGCCACTGTTctaacgtcacagatttcaggctcataatttcgaatttagggtttcttcttcaatcaaacaaataccaatttttcatacttataacacacaatcatgcttaaaagttcctcataatcatgtttgcatataaacccacatcattcaccaaagattcaaatcaaacttcacataaacttaAACAAAaacgcataactatcaaagttctcatgcaatcacactttcccaccgattaattttgcgatctatcaatcctacaccctctatatgcatgtaggatacaagattaaagtttcaatgaaggagatgagaagaaaacttagttataccttcttgaatcaagaaaacgaacggtagaaacaagaatggaggcgattcgtcggagactcttgaaaataaactccaacggatgcaagaacaaggatgaatggaggatttttggggagaatatggagagggagaggagaggcacgaaatttatgagggagatgggggctagggtttagtttaggtgaatatatagtcctaggtttaatcccattaattaattaattaattgtggaggaataaaatagaggccaataaataaaatcccacaattaaaaggaaggcaagtatttcgaaaattatggctagaaattcaataaggaatttatttggtatttacttggagagaaatagattcacaatttaggaaataaaacgatgaatattccataaacaagggaacaaaataaattaaatctccaagtaagaaaaataatgagggggccgaaaattccatgGAGTGTGCACAAgaatattatttaaatccccaattaaatagaataggatttaaattttgtagtttctttataggaaaagattcccataaattaggtaacaattataatctcctctacaaaatagagggggggccgaaaattggcttaattagccacaaggaataattcaactcttaattcaactatttccaaaaattaggaagggccgaaaattccaatgaattggctcggaaaaaatatatgcatgatcctattaaattatttccccacattggaaaatatatagaaaaaaatatcaaccacttcattccacatcacccacgacaattatttcacataattcacttaatcgcatagaaacaaaagtttcataattgaaatttcaaatcaacttattaaataaacatcacaaatttttgggatgttacaactAGCTTCGTCGCTAAGCTATACCATGACACCCTTCCCTCCTGCCTATCCTTAAACCTCTCCAATTTCACAATTGGCTGCGCGCATTCCGTCCTTAGGGAACCCATTCTCCGATGAATTGATCGGGCTCTGGTGCTGGTCTTTCAAATTAGGGCTTTCCGAACCCTCCCCCTCGAATTCTCGAAACTCGTCGTTGTTGTTATCGTTCTCTTCGGGAAGGAAGCTCGTGCTCTCAATTCCGATTCCAATTGGTGCGTGCCCTTTTCGTGGGCTTCTTCACTTTGGGCTTGCAGTGGCCGAAATCGGCGAAATTCTCGGAGATTTGGAGATTTGGAGCGAATCGTGGAAAttgtcggcggcggcggcaacACCGTTGACGAGGTTGGTTAAAGGTCGGGTCTTGGAGGTTTTGGCGGCGAGGGATGGGTCTTTGTGGAAGCGCCAGGTGGAGGTTTTAGTGGGGCGGGGAGGGGGCGGCCAGGTGGAGGTTTTAGTCGGGTCTTGGAGATTTTGGCGGCGAGGGATGTCGTCGCCGATCTCGCCGAGGCAGACGCTGGGGCGGCCCTGGCGTTTGGGGGGGTTGGATGCGGCGGTAGCGGCAGCGGTGGTGGGTTGTCGAGTGAGGGGGGTCTgattaaaacaaataatatcaaataatttagaattaatctatgttcttgttttttaattttctattttattttatttattaatctattttctaaattactccctccgtccagcaataggagtcccgtttttccgttTTCGGACGTTcgggaataggagtcccggttctacttactatatttggacAATCTAATTACCCTTCCCCTTCTCACTTATTTACATCTCTACCATAAAAAACACCCCCCCTGTGTAACTCACTCTCATTCTCACTctatctctctctatctctctcattCGTGGGCTCCAAATTCCACTATCACACATCATTTATTACACATTCAaaactttcttaaaacccgtgccttTTGAAATGGGACTGctattgctggacggagggagtattattttccaaataattttaaaattctaataatAAATTGTTAATTCAGTCAGAAAACTCACTTGCGTTTTCAAAagatgtgacccgtttttatttgtgagggaccgaataattcaaaagataatattttggaccaaaattaataaatcgcaatatgttaatgACCAAAATAGGCATTTAGTCTTCTCAAAATTGGATAATTGAAATTGTTCGCCAGCTATAAATAACTGAACTAAAATTtaaactagtactccctccgtcccgctttagcagtcccggttgatcaattttgggtgtcccgctttaggagtcccggttgaactCGGTAACATAAAAATTGATGTCATTACAATTTTAAAATCAGGAAGCAAATTCTCTTacctcatttctctctctcatttctttCTTTCACGTTTCAACTATTCGACccctcatttctctctctctgaaaGTACTCGCCCCCTTCCCTGAGAACCCTAGATCTGGAGAACGAGATCCGCCCCACTCCCGAACCCTGTGTTGAATCCTCCCTCTCTCGTGCTTAAATGGGAACCCTAAACCCACAATCTCCACATACACCACCATCTCCGCCGCCAACACCACCATCTCCGCCGGTCTATTGGTCATTCGACCAAAGCTATGGGTCGATTGAGAGTGTGATCGCCACCCATGACTCCCCTATTCCAACGTATTTGTGGGAGAAAACGGACTCCATGTCCACCGTCGTCCCTGAAACTCAGTTCTCTGTGAACCCTAGTTGTTCCCCTCTCCCTCCGCTCTCTCCGTCGACCGATCTATCATTTAACTCAAACGTGGAGTCGGTTGACCTTGGTAGTGATGTCGATCCGTTCCCAATTTCTGGCGTTGTCCCTGAAACACCACCGACGACACTAAAGGCTCGGTACACAGAGGAAGAGGAGCGCTACCTTCGGTTTATGGCCATTCAGTTCCCATGTTTTTTAAAGCTCCTCTAAATCTGTGAGTATGGTTTTCAATTCTATGCATTTTGAGGGATTGGCCTTCGGGCATCCCTGTGATGAAAAATTGCAACCTTTCTGATGTTTTGTGTTTAAGCCACCCCTATTTTTTTGGGTTTGGAGGTTTATACACTATGTGGTGATTGTTCTGCCTTGGTGGTGTTTTTGGTTTGATGGTGGTGATGGTTACTGCCTATGATATTAATGTGTGATGGTTAATTTGTTGGAGGATGAATGCTTACCCAATGATGAGATTTCTCTGAGGGAACCTGGTTTTTTGCATTGTGCTTCATGATTGTTGATTGCTTGCTGCGTTTTGGTTCCTGTTGCTTACCAAATGATGAGAATGCTCTGATGGGATTCTTGTTTTACAAAAAGTATGCATTACTTAGATGTTCCTTACATATTCAATGcattacattaaaaaaactaaagcaACAAAACCAAATGCAGCCTGGTGATCTCTGTCCTAGTAGCCAAATGCAGTGGCCAGATCCCCAATGTCATAGGAAGAACCATCATTATTCTGAGGCAGTGCTAGGTACTCCAACACATCCCTCACCACCCTTTCTTCCACCTCCAGCACATTGGGTAAAGCCCCTATTCTCTCCAGCCTATCCTTGTTCATGTGGGGGATTTTGTAATTGTTCCCACCTTGCACCTCCAAGATCTCTGACAGCACACTTTGTAGTGTAAGGAACACTTTGTTCAGTGTCTGTGGTGTCAACTCTTCATAAGCCATACTCACATTCTGCAACAATTCATCCACATTACTGCATGCTTTCTTATCCTTCAATGATTGAATAGCCCTGAAAAAACCAAGATCCAATATGTTTGTGTCTGGGGAATTAGGTGGTTGACAAATCAATTGGATTTTGAATCCATTTGAGTTGGCAGCTTCTTCAAACTCTGGATCAGTTGTGCTTATGTGTGGTTTGGCATTATCTTGTTGAATGTAAATTTCTTTGGATGCACTTGTAGGCCATTTGGAATGAATGGCTGGTATAATCTGTACAATGTGAATAATGGTTACCTAAATGATGActtatgatgaaatttttctgatgGTTTGATAGAGTAATTATGAGCATACCTTGTTGATGAGCCACTCCCTTGTCACTGCTTGTGTCACTGCTGGAATGGGCTTTGTCTCCAATGTGCCTCTTGGTCTGTTCTTGGAATTCCTCTGTGCTGGTACCATTTCTGTGAAAGGAAAAATGCCTAACTTGCCATCAAAAAGAGTTTCCCCATTTGGGCCAAAATGTGGCCTGCCAACGGCACACAAGAACATGACTTTGGTAATGAATCTCTTTGATCTGCATGATCTCTGTGGCTCTTCTTCATCCGGCAATAGGTAGTACCTATCCGCACTTTTTGTCAAGTAGAACCACTTTTCATCAATGTGAACTACATTGCGCATTTCATTAAATGCAACCGTACGTGCAATAATGTTTGGCTGAAGCTGACTGAGGCACCATTTCAGTCTTGCCAACTTATTTAGATCAGTTAAATGTGGCTTAATTGCACTAGTATGGGGCCTAAGCTGTTTATCCTTTACCCACCTACAAATTGTAGTTTTGCTAACTCCAAGCTTTGGTGCCATCACCCTATAGGAGGATCTTTCAAGGACAGAGAGTGATCTAACCTTTACTTCAtcaacttttttcttttctccacGTTTGTATCCTTTAACTTTTCCAACCATGTGTGCAGGTTCTCCATTCTCCATCATCTCTGTGGCTGCCTTCCAAAGTCTGGAAATAGTCTTCCTATTGACAGCAAAAGCTTCGGCTGCCTCACACACTGCTCCTTTTCGAAGAACACCACCTTGGCTGTTCTTCAGTAGATGCTGCACAATGTTGTTCTTCATGTTGGTGGTCAAGTATTGATTCACCCGTTGCTCCGCCATTCccgatgatgaaatttttctgagggATTCCTATTTTGAAACTAATGCAGTGTGTGTTTTTAGTGTTTTTGATGGTAGTGGTAGATGGAAGGAGCAAATGTAGGTGATGGAtgtatttatattgtgtttagtGTACTTAGAATTTCAATGTAGAACTTCAAAATTTCCCTCCCAAAATTTAGAGAGGTTATTTTGGCAAAATGTATTCCCTCCATTTTTGTAATGAAAAATTGAATGTTGATTTCACTTAATCTTCTTTTCCCACTATTTTGGCAGATTGTATTCCCTCCATTTtggtaatgaaaatttaaatttggtacCAATCTCCACTTAATCTTCTTTTCCCACTATTTTGGCAGATTGCAAGTGAACAGTGAGTCACTTGGGTGACGAAAATTGAAGCAAAAAAGTTGTTTAAAAGTGGGACCCAATCTCCActacatcatttatttattacacacttaaacactccttaaaacatgtgcccgactcaaccgggactgctaaagcgggacggagggagtataataaatCTTATTTATAACATGTGTGTAATTTGTTTTCTAGTTCCATATTAGTATCAATGTCGTATTGATTCTCGTTGTAATTTTAGCGGAAGAATATGATAATCTCAATATCCAATGTATAGGTATTTATCATATCATATTATAATGGACGTTTGAAACGTAAGAGAAATTTGAGACATTTGTTTTATGAAACAtcgacattttaataaactaatAATATTAGTAATTGATGTAAGTATATGTAATTATGTTCTCCATATTCGCAAAATGGAAGTCCACAAAAACCAATTCAATTGGTTTTACAGTCTGAGAATTCAATTGAATTTCTGTAGCTCGATCTCCTCTCGGATTTACAGTCTGAGAATTCAATTGAATTTCAGTTAACTTGAAATCCATAGGCACAATCGTAATTGATGTCAAAGAAAATGTCAGCGTTTCTGCATCAGAGACCACTCTATTCCAGCTCACCGGAATCTTACAATTTATCCCCTAGATCCCGCCATGATCACCAAAAaacctcctccgccgccgcctttCTCAGCCGCGGCCCAGCATTGGTCCTCCTACTCCTCTCGCTGCTCATAATCGCTGGTGTCGTTTTTCCCTTCGTACACTCCCCCAATTCCCTCATTTTCTTCACTTCAAGGAGCTCCGATTCCAAGTGGCGGAGCTACACGCTCTCCGAAGCGGCTGCCTACGTGGCGAAGAACAATTCGCTGATTGTCTGCGCCGTCAGCGAGGCCTATTTGTCGTTCCTCAACAACTGGCTCATCAGCATCGCGCGGAAGAAGCATCATGATAAAGTTCTGGTGATTGCTGAGGATTACGCTACGCTTTTCAAGGTCAATGAGCGGTGGCCAGGACACGCAGTGCTGGTGCCTCCGGCGTTAGAGGCGGCGGCGGCCCATAAGTTTGGATCTCAGgtgatttatttgattttgtggCCGAATTTGAAGTTCGGtgttaaaaaaattgatatgtTTTGGTCCATTTCCGAATAAACTTATGCTGTGTGAGTAAATCGAACTAGTAAACTcgattatgtattttttgttgCAGTTGGATTGCTGAATAATTTAATCCGTTAGCTCGATACTGATATGAATTTGTACTGCATATAGAAAACTGCAAACATTGGTATGTATATGTGGGGGTATTATGTTGCAATAGTAGATTAGTGTGTGTCGATGCAAAAAGAAGGTTTGTTTAGCTGATAAGTGATAAGTGATTGATGATTTAGTTCCTTAAGGGTCATTATACTAGATTCATGAGAGTTAAAATGAGTGCGGCTTGCTAAATCTCTAGTTACTGATTCCTGGTGATCTGCTAAATTGAGAGATAGGATTTTGCATTTC
It contains:
- the LOC121779336 gene encoding uncharacterized protein LOC121779336; amino-acid sequence: MAEQRVNQYLTTNMKNNIVQHLLKNSQGGVLRKGAVCEAAEAFAVNRKTISRLWKAATEMMENGEPAHMVGKVKGYKRGEKKKVDEVKVRSLSVLERSSYRVMAPKLGVSKTTICRWVKDKQLRPHTSAIKPHLTDLNKLARLKWCLSQLQPNIIARTVAFNEMRNVVHIDEKWFYLTKSADRYYLLPDEEEPQRSCRSKRFITKVMFLCAVGRPHFGPNGETLFDGKLGIFPFTEMVPAQRNSKNRPRGTLETKPIPAVTQAVTREWLINKIIPAIHSKWPTSASKEIYIQQDNAKPHISTTDPEFEEAANSNGFKIQLICQPPNSPDTNILDLGFFRAIQSLKDKKACSNVDELLQNVSMAYEELTPQTLNKVFLTLQSVLSEILEVQGGNNYKIPHMNKDRLERIGALPNVLEVEERVVRDVLEYLALPQNNDGSSYDIGDLATAFGY